The Bosea sp. AS-1 region AGAAGTTCGCCGGCCGCCGGGCTCGCCTTCTCGCGATCGCCAATGACGAAAGCCAGCCGATGGACGAGCGCTTCCTCGCTCGCCTGAAGCTCGCCGAACTGCCGCGCAACTCGGCCAAGAACCGCATCCGCAATCGTTGCGAGGTGACGGGCCGTCCGCGTGCGTTCTATCGCAAGCTGAAGATGTCGCGTGTCGCGCTGCGTGAACTCGGCAACAAGGGGCTGGTTCCCGGCCTCGTGAAGTCGAGCTGGTAAGGAGGACAGGAACAATGGCAGTCATTGATCCGCTCGGCGATCTGCTGACCCGCATCCGCAATGCGCAGATG contains the following coding sequences:
- the rpsN gene encoding 30S ribosomal protein S14, producing MAKKSSVENNERRRKLVKKFAGRRARLLAIANDESQPMDERFLARLKLAELPRNSAKNRIRNRCEVTGRPRAFYRKLKMSRVALRELGNKGLVPGLVKSSW